The Paramicrobacterium fandaimingii DNA segment ATTCGGCTCAGCGCGACTCTGAGGATTCAGCAGGGGCAGGCGAGTCTGGCTCGAAACCGCCGCCCACGCAGGTAATCTTCGAAAACGGCCTACCGTCTCCCAAAACCCACTGACGTAGCCGTGTCGTCGTGAGGATCCCTTAGTGCAACACGCGAATCGAACCAGCAGGCGTCGCGCCTTCATCGCGGTCATCTGTGTGCTTGGCGTTTTCGCCGCTTTTGTCATTCGACTCATTGACATTCAGGTTGTGAACGCCTCGTCGCTCCAGGCTGATGCTGCAGATAAGACGTCGGGGGAGCTTACCGTCTACGGCGAACGAGGCGACATCGTCGATTCAGACGGTGACGTGCTGGCTGGCAGCGTGATGCGGTACGACCTGTCTATCGCGCCGGCGAACGTCAATCAGTTCACGCGCACGGGAGACGACGGGGAGAAGACGAAGGTCAGCGTCGAGCAGGCGACGAGCGAACTCGGCGACATCATCGGCGTTTCCGGCAAAGACATCCTCGATATTGTCTCTGGCGCGTTGGACGAGGACGCCAATTCGCTGTACGCGCGAATAGCGAAGTCCGTGGGTGTCGATCAATATCGCGCCGTTGATGCTCTCGATATTCCCTGGCTGTACGCAAAGAAGCATCCCGCCCGCTTTTATCCGAACGGTGCCGTTGCCGGCAACGTCGTCGGTTTCGTCGGTTCAGACCAGGAGCCACTTGCCGGGGTCGAGCGGTTCATGAACACCTGTCTGAAGTCCCAGAACGGCACGCAGGCGTATCAGCGCGGCAAAGACGGCGTCGCGATCCCCGGGTCGATGCAGACGACCCAGCCGGCAGAGAACGGCGGCACAGTCAAGCTCACCCTCGACTCAGATCTGCAGTGGTATGCCCAGCAGCGACTTGCCGAGCAGGTGACAGCCACTCACGGCACCTGGGGAATCGTCACGGTGATGGAGGCGAAGACCGGCAAAATCAAGGCGCTAGCCGAGTATCCGTCCGTCGACCCCACGAATGTCTCTGCGACAGACGCGGAAGACCGTGGCGCCCGCGCCTTCACAACACCGTACGCACCGGGCTCGACGTTTAAGGCCCTCATCGCCGCGTCGCTGATTGACGCTGGGCTTGCCGATCCGACGACGCATGTTGTCGCTGACGGCTGGTATTACCCGAGCAATGGCGCCGAGATCAAAGACTCGTTCCCGCACGGTCCGATGAACCTCACGCTGACGGGAGTGATCTCGGAATCGTCGAACACCGGCATCTCGCAGCTGGGTGAGAAAATGTCGGCGAAGAATCGCTACGAGTACTTGCAGAAGTTTGGGGTGGGCTCAAAGAGCGCCATCGGGTTCCCTGGTGAGTCGTCTGGCGTGCTGCATCCGTGGGAGAAATGGGACAACCAGACGTTCTACGCGACGATGTTCGGCCAGGGTCTGACCACGACAGCCATTCAAGATGTGAGCGCATACCAAGCACTCGCGAACGGCGGCGTGAGACTTCCCGCGCAGCTCGTTGAAGGCTGTCAGCAGCCAGACGGTACCCTGACGAATGTTCCCAGCGACTCGGGCACCCGCGTGGTGTCAGAGAACGCCGCAGACCTGACGGTGCAGATGCTCGAGAGCGTTCCGACCGAGGGCCATTTCGGCACCATGCTGCAGATTCCCGGCTACCGCGTCGCGGCAAAGTCCGGAACGGCTCAGCAAGGCGACGGCTCTGGCGGCCTCAAATCCACCTATATCGTGTCGATGACGGGCATGGCGCCCGCCGAAGATCCTGAGTATGTGGTTTCAGTTACGATCGCGAATCCGACTACCATTAGGTCGTCTGCGGCTGCAGCTCCAACCTTTCAGCAGGTGCTCACACAGGTCTTGAAGTCGTACGACGTCCCGCCGTCAACGGAGCCGGCTCCCAACTGGCCGACGCGATTCTAGAACGTCGCATGAGGCCATACACGAAGGAGACAATGCACCGGTGATCACTCTCACCATCGGCGAGATCGCCACGGCCGTATCGGGGCGATATGACGCGGCGGGCACGGACGCTTCCGAGCTCACGCGCGTCTCTGGGCACGTCGACACGGATTCCCGCGAAATTGAGGCGGGCGGCATTTTCGTGGCGAAGCCAGGCGACGTCACCGATGGACACTGCTTCGTCGGCGCCGCGCGAGAGAACGGCGCCGCACTCGCCATTGTGGAGCACCCTGTTGACCTGGCGGTTCCCCAGATCATCGTTGACGATGCCGTCGACGCCCTTGCCGCTCTCGCCGCCGACGTCATCGGACGCGTCAAAGCACAGGGAACGCTGACCGTCATCGGCATTACCGGCTCAAACGGCAAGACGACGACGAAGAACCTGCTTGGTGCGATCCTCTCACCGGATGCCGAGACGGTGACGCCCCGCAACTCGTTCAATAACACCGTCGGAGCGCCGACGACGATGCTTCGGGTCACCGAGACGACGCGATATCTGATTTCTGAGATGGGCGCGTCCGGGCCAGGGCACATCGCGCATCTTGCGGCGCTCGCCCAGCCCGATATCGGCGTCGAGCTGAAGGTGGGCATGGCGCACGCCGGTGGTTTCGGAGGGATCGAGCAGACGGCTGCGGCAAAGACAGAGCTCGTCGCGGCGCTGTCCGCTGACGGCGTGGCGATCCTCAACAGAGATGACCCTCGCGTCGCGGCAATGGCCTCGCAGACGGCTGCCCGCATCGTGTGGTTCGGCGAGCACGACGACGCGGACGTGCGCGCGGCCGACATCGTCGTCACGGCGAGCGGAACACAGTTCACGCTGAGGACCACCGATGGCGACAGCATCCCCGTCTCGTTCAAAGTGCTCGGCGAGCATCACGTTTGGAACGCCCTTGCCGCGTTGGCGACGGCGCGCGAGCTCGGAGTGCCGCTCGAGACCGCCGTACGCCGACTTGAGACCGTGACGCGTGCCGAACGATGGCGCATGGAGGTCATGGGCGGACGAGATGGAATCACGATCATCAACGATGCCTACAACGCGAGCCCCGACTCGATGTCGGCGGCGCTCAAGACGCTCGCGCTCGTCACCCCGCGAGAACAGCGCACGGTCGCCGTTCTCGGCGCAATGAGCGAGTTGGGGGAGTTCACCGGGGACGAGCATGATCGCATCGGCTTGATGGCCGTACGCCTCGGAATCGACAAACTCGTTGTGGTCGGTCCCGAAGCCAGGCGACTGCATATCTCGGCAATCAACGAGGGATCGTGGGACGGCGAATCAACATTCATGCAGACGGCTGATGACGCATATGACTACCTCGCGGCCGAGCTCCGCGCCGGAGATACGGTGCTCGTGAAGTCGTCGAACTCTGTTGGTCTGCGTTTTCTCGGCGACCGGTTGGGAGAATTGTTCTCGTGATTGCACTTCTCACGGCTGGAGCCCTCTCGGGGGCGTTCTCCCTCTTCATGACTCCGCTGTTCATCCGTCTCTTCCGAGCGCTCGGCTGGGGGCAGTTCATTCGCGATGACGGCCCGCAATCGCATCACTCGAAGAAGGGCACGGCGACGATGGGCGGCATCGTCGTCATCGTCGGCGTCTTCTTCGGGTATTTCACGGCGATGCTGATCACGGGCGATCGCATCAGCGTCTCGGCGCTGCTCGTCTTATTCATGATGGTGGGGCTCGGCGTCGTGGGCTTTGTCGACGACTTTCTGAAGACCCGCAAGCAGCAGAGCCTCGGCCTCGGTGGCTGGGAGAAGATCGTTGGCCAGGTGATCGTCGCCGCGGTGTTCGCGGTTCTGGCTATTGGGTTCCCGAACAGTCAGGGTGTGACTCCCGGGTCGACGGCAGTCTCGTTCATCAGAGACCTCAACATCGACTTTCTCGCACTCACCCAGTGGGGGCTCGCCGGAACCATCATCGGCTTTGTGCTCTACTTTGTCTGGATCTCGTTCATCGTCACCGCCACGTCGAACGGCGTCAACGTGACGGACGGTCTTGACGGCCTCGCGACCGGTGCGAGCATCTTCGCCATCGGCTCATACGTCATCATCGGATTCTGGCAGTACAACCAGTCCTGCTTCAGCACCGCACTGCAGGGCGACCTCGCCTACAAGTGCTATGAAGTCGTCGACCCTCTGGGTCTCGCGATCGTCGCGGCGGCAATCGTCGGCTCGCTGATCGGCTTTCTGTGGTGGAACACGACACCCGCGCAGATCTTCCTTGGCGACACCGGGTCTCTCGCTCTCGGCGGCGCCGTCGCTGCTCTCGCGATTCTCACCCACACCGAGATTCTCCTGATCTTCATCGGCGGCCTGTTCGTGATCGAAGCAGGTTCGGTTATCGTGCAGCGTGTTTATTTCAAACTCACGCATGGCAAGCGCATCTTCTTGATGAGCCCCATTCACCATCACTTCGAACTCAAGGGGTGGGCGGAGATCACCGTCGTCGTGCGTTTCTGGATCATCGGCGGCCTCCTTGTCGCTGCCGGGGTCGGCACGTTCTACCTCGAATGGATCACGCGATGACCCCGAGGCACGCTGCTCCCGATCGTCTCGACGGCCTCACAAGCTGGCACGCTGATTGGAGCGGACTCCGCGTCGTCGTCCTCGGGCTCGGGGCGACGGGATTTTCCGTTGCCGACACGCTCACCGAGTTGGGCGCCGACGTTCTCGTCGTCGCAGAGAAGGCGTCTGACGAGTACGCGAAGCTTGTCTCCGTGATCGGCGCAACGCTGCTCACGGGCGATCTGCAGCATCCGCCTGCTGAGGTGATCGAGCACGATCCAGAGCTCATCGTCGCCTCGCCTGGCTTCTCACCGCGCCACCCCATGGTCCAGTGGGCCACAGGGCAGCAGATTCCCCTCTGGGGCGATATCGAACTTGCGTGGCGCGTTCGCGACAAGGTCGGCACGCCTGCCGAATGGATGCTTGTCACCGGCACGAATGGCAAGACGACGACAGTTCAGC contains these protein-coding regions:
- the mraY gene encoding phospho-N-acetylmuramoyl-pentapeptide-transferase — translated: MIALLTAGALSGAFSLFMTPLFIRLFRALGWGQFIRDDGPQSHHSKKGTATMGGIVVIVGVFFGYFTAMLITGDRISVSALLVLFMMVGLGVVGFVDDFLKTRKQQSLGLGGWEKIVGQVIVAAVFAVLAIGFPNSQGVTPGSTAVSFIRDLNIDFLALTQWGLAGTIIGFVLYFVWISFIVTATSNGVNVTDGLDGLATGASIFAIGSYVIIGFWQYNQSCFSTALQGDLAYKCYEVVDPLGLAIVAAAIVGSLIGFLWWNTTPAQIFLGDTGSLALGGAVAALAILTHTEILLIFIGGLFVIEAGSVIVQRVYFKLTHGKRIFLMSPIHHHFELKGWAEITVVVRFWIIGGLLVAAGVGTFYLEWITR
- a CDS encoding UDP-N-acetylmuramoyl-tripeptide--D-alanyl-D-alanine ligase, which codes for MITLTIGEIATAVSGRYDAAGTDASELTRVSGHVDTDSREIEAGGIFVAKPGDVTDGHCFVGAARENGAALAIVEHPVDLAVPQIIVDDAVDALAALAADVIGRVKAQGTLTVIGITGSNGKTTTKNLLGAILSPDAETVTPRNSFNNTVGAPTTMLRVTETTRYLISEMGASGPGHIAHLAALAQPDIGVELKVGMAHAGGFGGIEQTAAAKTELVAALSADGVAILNRDDPRVAAMASQTAARIVWFGEHDDADVRAADIVVTASGTQFTLRTTDGDSIPVSFKVLGEHHVWNALAALATARELGVPLETAVRRLETVTRAERWRMEVMGGRDGITIINDAYNASPDSMSAALKTLALVTPREQRTVAVLGAMSELGEFTGDEHDRIGLMAVRLGIDKLVVVGPEARRLHISAINEGSWDGESTFMQTADDAYDYLAAELRAGDTVLVKSSNSVGLRFLGDRLGELFS
- a CDS encoding peptidoglycan D,D-transpeptidase FtsI family protein, which gives rise to MQHANRTSRRRAFIAVICVLGVFAAFVIRLIDIQVVNASSLQADAADKTSGELTVYGERGDIVDSDGDVLAGSVMRYDLSIAPANVNQFTRTGDDGEKTKVSVEQATSELGDIIGVSGKDILDIVSGALDEDANSLYARIAKSVGVDQYRAVDALDIPWLYAKKHPARFYPNGAVAGNVVGFVGSDQEPLAGVERFMNTCLKSQNGTQAYQRGKDGVAIPGSMQTTQPAENGGTVKLTLDSDLQWYAQQRLAEQVTATHGTWGIVTVMEAKTGKIKALAEYPSVDPTNVSATDAEDRGARAFTTPYAPGSTFKALIAASLIDAGLADPTTHVVADGWYYPSNGAEIKDSFPHGPMNLTLTGVISESSNTGISQLGEKMSAKNRYEYLQKFGVGSKSAIGFPGESSGVLHPWEKWDNQTFYATMFGQGLTTTAIQDVSAYQALANGGVRLPAQLVEGCQQPDGTLTNVPSDSGTRVVSENAADLTVQMLESVPTEGHFGTMLQIPGYRVAAKSGTAQQGDGSGGLKSTYIVSMTGMAPAEDPEYVVSVTIANPTTIRSSAAAAPTFQQVLTQVLKSYDVPPSTEPAPNWPTRF